AATGAAAACGCCCACACGCCAGAACGGATATCGCATCAGTAATTCTTCCGCAGATCGAGCCCTGTATATAAAGAAGCGACTTCATCGGAGTAGCCGTTGAACATCTGCGTATCACGCACATTCGGCTTGAACAGACTATTAGGAAGACGTCGTTCCCGAGCCTGAGTCCAGCGAGGGTGATCAACCGTCGGGTTCACGTTCGCATAGAACCCGTACTCATCGGCCGCAATGCTTTGCCAGGTGGTCTTGGGCTGCTCACTGACCAGACTGATTCGCACGATGGACTTCACACTCTTGAAGCCATACTTCCAGGGCACGACGAGACGCAATGGCGCACCGTTCTGATTCGGCAATTCACGGCCATACATGCCCACCGCCAGGATCGCCAATGGATTCATCGCCTCATCCAGACGCAAGCCTTCTACATAAGGCCAGTCGATCAGGGCAAATCCCGACCGCTGTCCGGGCATGCTCTTGGGATCCTGCAAGGTTTCAAAACGGATGTACTTGGCGTTGGACGTTGGTTCGACCTGCTTGAGCAGCGCCGAAATGGGAAAACCGATCCAAGGGATGACCATCGACCACGCCTCGACACAACGCAGACGATAGATGCGCTCCTCCAACTGATAAGGCTTCATGAAGTCTTCCAGTGCATAGCGCCCTGGCTTCCCCACCTCCCCGTCCACTACCACACTCCAGGGTTCGGTCTTAAGTGATCCGGCATTGGCTGCCGGGTCACCCTTGTCGGTACCGAACTCATAGAAGTTGTTGTAGTGGGTCGCGTCCTTATAGGGCGTGATCGCC
The sequence above is a segment of the Pseudomonas sp. HS6 genome. Coding sequences within it:
- the msrP gene encoding protein-methionine-sulfoxide reductase catalytic subunit MsrP gives rise to the protein MLIKIPKASDCHESDVTPESIYLSRRQLLGATAAGLAVSTLPRWASAEEAARYADVESGNAPAWFTEKQPFIKWGAVNVKDEAITPYKDATHYNNFYEFGTDKGDPAANAGSLKTEPWSVVVDGEVGKPGRYALEDFMKPYQLEERIYRLRCVEAWSMVIPWIGFPISALLKQVEPTSNAKYIRFETLQDPKSMPGQRSGFALIDWPYVEGLRLDEAMNPLAILAVGMYGRELPNQNGAPLRLVVPWKYGFKSVKSIVRISLVSEQPKTTWQSIAADEYGFYANVNPTVDHPRWTQARERRLPNSLFKPNVRDTQMFNGYSDEVASLYTGLDLRKNY